The proteins below come from a single Lepeophtheirus salmonis chromosome 4, UVic_Lsal_1.4, whole genome shotgun sequence genomic window:
- the LOC121115673 gene encoding sodium- and chloride-dependent GABA transporter 1 yields MILKNKESSLARPINYLLMKAKGQDLCSYQTTSEKMPTPPTSSGREEGEKELTHEEIEAIAKEEARGTWGSQWDFAMSCIAYAVGLGNVWRFPYLCYKNGGGAFLIPYAIAMLTCGIPLFLLEVSVGQYLGVGGMSVVGQLCPILKGVGYSALMMVFLENVYYIIVVAWTIFYILNTLYNLTTGLPWDGCDKGNGSWAGEDCFDPESGLPYNESNAFLVHGLLEKDTMPPVESYWNNHVLQISSGIDELGGIRWELMAYLALAWCLVYLVIWKGLHNSGKIIWASAIFPYIILTILFIKAMTLDGAVEGIKYLFTPDWDRLKTSECWIDGGTQIFFSYGVGIGALLALGSYNKFHHNCYRDAMFVCCVNTATSLYSGIVIFAILGFMAKQKGVEDIGDVVKSGPGLAFLVYPEVVRQLEPSALWAILFFLMLFTLGIDSQFCGIESLIVGLVDNWPNYLRPRKILFTAAMCVFMFCLGLPMITNGGVFIFQLMDFYAASGMSLLWCVFFQTVAICWFFGAKKVYNCIELMVGFRINYYWYFSWVVFAPCFMFGIFIFYFLKYTPITYGGSYSYPLWGEVLGFGISWSSMIFVPGYAIYFLCTNEGTFKERLLKGITPNIKPRPDAIIALEKQRQKRLADEENPEVEMRLVEPESNHL; encoded by the exons ATGATACTTAAAAACAAAGAGTCGTCCCTAGCGCGACCCATCAACTATCTTCTTATGAAGGCAAAGGGTCAAGATCTTTGCAGTTATCAAACCACATCAGAGAAGATGCCAACGCCGCCGACCTCTTCAGGAAGAGAAGAAGGGGAGAAGGAGTTAACACATGAAGAAATTGAAGCCATTGCTAAGGAAGAAGCCCGTGGAACATGGGGCTCTCAATGGGATTTCGCCATGAGCTGTATTGCCTATGCTGTGGGGCTTGGAAATGTTTGGAGATTCCCATATCTCTGCTATAAAAATGGAGGAG GAGCATTTCTCATCCCCTACGCCATTGCCATGCTCACTTGTGGCATACCTCTCTTTCTTCTTGAAGTATCTGTGGGTCAATATTTGGGTGTTGGAGGTATGAGCGTTGTGGGTCAGCTCTGCCCCATACTTAAGGGCGTGGGATACTCTGCTCTCATGATGGTCTTTTTGGAAAATGTTTATTACATTATTGTTGTGGCTTGGACGATATTTTATATTCTGAATACACTCTACAACCTTACTACGGGGTTGCCTTGGGATGGGTGTGATAAAGGAA aTGGCTCTTGGGCAGGAGAAGATTGCTTTGATCCCGAGTCTGGACTTCCCTACAATGAGTCTAATGCTTTCCTTGTTCATGGCTTATTAGAAAAAGACACCATGCCTCCAGTTGAGTCCTATTGGAA CAATCATGTACTTCAAATCTCTTCAGGAATTGACGAGTTGGGTGGAATCAGATGGGAACTCATGGCTTATCTTGCTCTAGCATGGTGTTTAGTCTATCTTGTTATATGGAAAGGTCTTCATAATTCTGGAAAG atTATTTGGGCTTCTGCCATATTTCCCTACATTATTTTGACAATCCTCTTCATTAAAGCAATGACTTTAGATGGTGCAGttgaaggaattaaatatttgttcactCCTGATTGGGATCGTCTTAAGACGAGTGAATGTTGGATTGATGGAGGAACTCAAATCTTTTTCTCATACGGTGTTGGAATTGGAGCACTCTTGGCCCTTGGTTCTTACAATAAATTCCATCATAACTGCTATAG GGATGCCATGTTCGTATGCTGTGTTAATACGGCCACCTCATTGTACTCAGGAATAGTCATTTTTGCTATTTTGGGGTTTATGGCAAAACAGAAAGGCGTTGAAGATATTGGAGATGTGGTCAAATCTGGGCCAGGTCTAGCTTTCTTGGTATATCCTGAAGTTGTGAGGCAGTTAGAACCCTCTGCACTTTGGgctattttattctttttgatgttgtttacTCTTGGAATTGACTCACAGTTTTGTGGGATCGAGTCCTTGATTGTGGGTCTTGTGGATAACTGGCCTAATTATCTTCGACCAAGAAAGATTTTGTTTACTGCTGCCATGTGCGTCTTTATGTTTTGCCTTGGACTTCCAATGATTACAAATGGAGGCGTCTTTATTTTCCAATTGATGGATTTCTATGCAGCTTCTGGGATGTCCCTACTTTGGTGCGTATTTTTCCAAACGGTGGCTATTTGCTGGTTCTTTGGAGCAAAGAAAGTGTATAATTGCATTGAGCTTATGGTTGGATTTCGCATCAACTACTACTGGTATTTTAGCTGGGTCGTCTTCGCACCATGTTTTATGTTT GGAATTTTCATCTTTTACTTTCTCAAGTATACTCCCATCACCTATGGAGGATCCTATTCATATCCACTATGGGGCGAAGTTTTGGGCTTTGGCATCAGTTGGTCTTCAATGATCTTTGTACCTGGTTACGCTATATACTTTCTATGTACCAATGAGGGTACTTTTAAAGAACGATTACTAAAGGGCATCACACCAAATATCAAACCACGACCAGACGCTATTATTGCATTGGAGAAACAACGGCAAAAACGATTGGCGGATGAAGAAAATCCTGAAGTAGAAATGAGGCTAGTTGAGCCAGAAAGTAATCATTTATAA